Proteins encoded within one genomic window of Flavobacterium sp. NG2:
- a CDS encoding UDP-3-O-(3-hydroxymyristoyl)glucosamine N-acyltransferase: MKFPQIHSLQEIANLLQCEFIGDENFPVLGMNEIHVVEKGDIVFVDHPKYYDKALNSAATIVLINKKVACPEGKALLISDDPFRDFNKLTQHFKPFQHASVSIAATAQIGEGTMIQPNVFIGNQVVIGKNCLIHANVCIYDHTVIGDNVIIHAGTILGADAFYYKKRETGFDQLVSGGRVVIENNVGIGALCTIDKGVTGDTTIGEGTKIDNQVHVGHDTVIGKKCLIASQTGIAGCVIIEDEVTLWGQVGTTSGITIGTKAVILGQTGVTKSVAGGKSYFGTPIQESREKLKQLANIKKIPDILTKLQ, from the coding sequence ATGAAATTCCCACAAATTCACTCTTTACAAGAGATAGCCAATTTATTGCAATGCGAATTTATTGGTGATGAAAATTTTCCAGTTTTAGGAATGAATGAAATCCATGTCGTTGAAAAAGGCGATATTGTTTTTGTAGATCATCCTAAATATTATGATAAAGCCTTAAATTCGGCAGCTACTATTGTTTTAATAAACAAAAAAGTAGCTTGTCCAGAAGGCAAAGCATTGTTGATTTCTGATGATCCATTTAGGGATTTCAATAAATTGACCCAACATTTCAAGCCTTTCCAGCATGCTTCCGTTTCAATTGCAGCTACAGCTCAAATAGGAGAAGGAACCATGATTCAACCTAATGTTTTTATTGGTAATCAAGTTGTAATTGGTAAAAATTGTTTGATTCATGCTAATGTTTGCATTTATGACCATACTGTAATTGGCGATAATGTTATTATTCATGCAGGAACAATTCTAGGTGCTGATGCTTTTTATTACAAAAAACGAGAAACAGGTTTTGACCAATTAGTCTCTGGCGGAAGAGTAGTTATCGAAAACAACGTAGGCATTGGTGCACTTTGCACTATTGATAAAGGAGTTACAGGTGATACTACCATCGGCGAAGGAACTAAAATTGATAACCAAGTGCATGTAGGTCATGATACTGTTATTGGAAAAAAATGTCTAATTGCTTCTCAAACAGGAATTGCTGGTTGCGTAATTATTGAAGATGAAGTAACGCTATGGGGTCAAGTGGGTACTACCAGTGGTATTACAATAGGAACCAAAGCTGTTATTCTTGGTCAAACAGGCGTAACCAAATCCGTGGCAGGAGGGAAGTCTTATTTTGGAACTCCTATACAAGAGTCAAGAGAAAAGCTAAAGCAACTAGCCAACATTAAAAAAATTCCAGATATTTTAACTAAATTACAATAG
- the efp gene encoding elongation factor P encodes MASTSDIKNGLCIKHNHDIYKIIEFLHVKPGKGPAFVRTKLKSLTNGKVLDNTFSAGHKIDVVRVETHTFQFLYPEGNDFHFMNAETFEQITLNRNVLDSPDLLKEGENVMIQINTETDLPLSVDMAPSVVLEVTYTEPGLKGNTATNATKPATVETGATVNVPLFINEGDKIKIDTASGSYMERVKE; translated from the coding sequence ATGGCATCTACATCAGATATTAAAAACGGACTTTGCATTAAACACAATCACGATATTTATAAAATCATTGAATTTCTTCATGTAAAACCAGGAAAAGGACCTGCATTTGTGAGAACTAAATTGAAATCATTGACAAACGGAAAAGTATTAGATAATACCTTTTCTGCAGGTCATAAAATTGATGTTGTAAGAGTTGAAACACATACTTTTCAGTTTTTATACCCAGAAGGAAATGATTTTCACTTTATGAATGCTGAAACTTTCGAACAAATTACTTTAAACAGAAATGTTTTGGATTCACCAGATTTGTTGAAAGAAGGTGAAAATGTAATGATTCAAATCAATACTGAAACAGATTTACCTTTATCAGTTGATATGGCACCATCAGTAGTTCTTGAAGTAACCTATACAGAGCCAGGTTTAAAAGGAAACACAGCTACTAATGCGACTAAACCTGCAACAGTAGAAACAGGAGCAACAGTAAACGTTCCTTTGTTTATCAACGAAGGTGATAAAATCAAAATTGATACCGCTTCAGGTTCTTATATGGAGCGTGTAAAAGAGTAG
- the lpxA gene encoding acyl-ACP--UDP-N-acetylglucosamine O-acyltransferase, with translation MNQPLAYVHPGAKIAKNVVIEPFTTIHNNVVIGDGTWIGSNVTIMEGARIGKNCNIFPGAVISAVPQDLKFGGEDSLAIIGDNCTIRECVTINRGTIASGQTTIGNNCLIMAAAHIAHDCHVGDNAIIVNGVLLGGHVTVGNYAVIGGLSAVHQFISIGDHAMISGGSLLRKDVPPYTKAAKEPLSYVGINSVGLRRRGFTTEKIREIQDIYRILYQKNYNTTQAIGIIEAEMEATPERDEILDFIRNSSRGVMKGYSGNY, from the coding sequence ATGAATCAACCATTAGCATATGTTCATCCGGGCGCTAAAATAGCCAAAAATGTAGTTATCGAGCCTTTTACAACCATTCATAATAATGTCGTTATTGGTGATGGAACGTGGATTGGCTCTAATGTAACTATCATGGAGGGTGCTAGAATAGGGAAAAATTGTAATATTTTTCCAGGAGCAGTAATTTCTGCAGTTCCTCAAGATTTAAAATTTGGTGGAGAAGATTCTTTAGCAATCATTGGTGATAATTGTACCATCAGAGAATGTGTTACAATCAATAGAGGTACAATAGCTTCAGGTCAAACAACCATAGGGAATAACTGTTTAATCATGGCTGCAGCGCATATTGCTCACGATTGTCATGTAGGTGATAATGCCATTATTGTAAATGGTGTTTTATTAGGAGGTCATGTTACAGTAGGTAATTATGCCGTAATCGGTGGATTGTCTGCCGTACATCAATTTATTAGTATTGGAGACCATGCTATGATTTCAGGTGGTTCTTTACTACGTAAAGACGTTCCTCCTTATACTAAAGCAGCCAAAGAACCTTTGTCTTATGTAGGAATCAATTCTGTTGGTCTTAGAAGAAGAGGTTTTACCACTGAAAAAATTAGAGAAATTCAAGATATTTACCGAATTCTTTACCAAAAAAATTACAATACAACACAAGCAATAGGGATTATCGAAGCAGAAATGGAAGCAACTCCAGAACGTGACGAAATTTTAGACTTTATCCGTAACTCTTCACGAGGCGTTATGAAAGGGTATTCAGGGAATTATTAA
- a CDS encoding bifunctional UDP-3-O-[3-hydroxymyristoyl] N-acetylglucosamine deacetylase/3-hydroxyacyl-ACP dehydratase, with protein MVKQKTIKTEVSLTGVGLHTGKEVKMTFKPAPVNNGFTFVRVDLEGHPVVEADANYVVNTQRGTNLEKLGVKIQTPEHVLAALEGCDLDNVIIELNASELPIMDGSSKYFVEALEKAEIEEQNAKRNVYVVKEVISFTDEESGSEILVMPSDSYSVTTMVDFGTKILGTQNATLKNISDFKSEIANSRTFSFLHELESLLENGLIKGGDLNNAIVYVDKDISDSTMANLKVAFGKDTLAVKPNGILDNLNLHYPNEAARHKLLDVVGDLALIGTKIQGKIIANKPGHFVNTQFAKKMAKIIKIEQRNFVPTYDLNQEPLMDIHKIMSVLPHRPPFLLIDRIIEMSESHIVGMKNVTMNESFFVGHFPGAPVMPGVLIVEAMAQTGGILVLSTVPDPENYLTYFMKMDNVKFKQKVLPGDTLIFKCDLITPIRRGICHMQANAYANGRLVAEAELMAQIAKKQ; from the coding sequence ATGGTTAAACAGAAGACCATCAAAACAGAAGTATCTCTTACTGGAGTTGGATTGCATACGGGTAAAGAAGTAAAAATGACTTTTAAGCCTGCTCCAGTAAATAATGGTTTTACTTTTGTTAGAGTTGACTTAGAAGGGCATCCTGTTGTTGAAGCAGATGCAAATTATGTTGTAAATACACAAAGAGGAACTAATTTAGAAAAATTAGGTGTAAAAATTCAAACTCCAGAACATGTTTTAGCAGCATTGGAAGGATGTGATTTAGACAATGTGATCATCGAACTAAATGCATCTGAATTACCTATCATGGATGGGTCTTCTAAATATTTTGTTGAAGCTCTTGAAAAAGCCGAAATTGAAGAACAAAATGCCAAGCGAAATGTTTATGTAGTGAAAGAAGTTATTTCTTTTACTGATGAAGAAAGTGGCAGTGAAATCCTTGTAATGCCAAGCGATTCTTATAGTGTAACGACTATGGTAGATTTTGGAACCAAAATTCTAGGAACACAAAATGCTACTCTTAAAAATATTTCCGATTTTAAATCTGAAATTGCTAATTCAAGAACCTTTAGTTTCTTACACGAATTAGAATCATTATTAGAAAATGGTTTGATTAAAGGTGGAGATTTAAATAATGCTATTGTTTATGTAGATAAAGATATCTCAGATTCAACAATGGCTAATTTAAAAGTAGCTTTTGGTAAAGATACCTTAGCTGTTAAGCCTAATGGTATTTTAGATAATCTAAACTTACATTATCCTAACGAAGCAGCAAGACATAAATTATTGGATGTAGTAGGGGATTTGGCTTTGATTGGAACTAAAATTCAAGGTAAAATTATAGCTAACAAACCAGGGCATTTTGTAAATACTCAATTTGCCAAAAAAATGGCTAAAATCATCAAAATTGAGCAAAGAAATTTTGTTCCAACTTATGATTTGAATCAAGAGCCTTTGATGGATATTCATAAAATCATGTCGGTTTTACCTCATAGGCCTCCATTTTTATTGATTGATAGAATTATCGAAATGTCTGAAAGTCATATTGTAGGAATGAAAAATGTTACAATGAACGAAAGTTTCTTTGTAGGACATTTTCCAGGAGCTCCAGTAATGCCAGGGGTTTTAATTGTTGAGGCTATGGCTCAAACAGGAGGGATTTTAGTATTAAGCACGGTACCAGACCCTGAAAATTATTTGACTTATTTCATGAAAATGGATAATGTTAAATTCAAACAAAAAGTATTACCAGGTGATACCTTAATATTTAAGTGCGATTTGATTACTCCTATCAGAAGAGGAATTTGTCATATGCAAGCGAATGCTTATGCTAACGGTAGATTAGTTGCAGAAGCAGAATTAATGGCACAAATAGCTAAAAAACAATAA
- the lpxD gene encoding UDP-3-O-(3-hydroxymyristoyl)glucosamine N-acyltransferase, which yields MKFTAEQIAGILEGEVVGNPNAEVFQLSKIEEGKDGSLTFLSNPKYNNYIYTTEATITIVNKTFVPESEIKTTLIKVEDAYLSFSKLLEFYDQVKGHKNGIEQHTVIAESATYGENFYLGSFSYIGTNVKIGDNVKIYPNCFVGDNVKIGDNVTIFAGAKVYSETIIGNNCTIHSGTIIGSDGFGYAPNADGTFKKIPQIGNVVIEDNVDIGSCTTIDRATMGSTIIRKGVKLDNQIQIAHNVEIGENTVIAAQTGIAGSTKVGKNGMIGGQVGIAGHLTIGNHVRIQAQSGVGRNIKDNEVLQGSPTFGYNDFSKSYVHFKNLPKIITEIEELKKQILNNKNGNNG from the coding sequence ATGAAATTTACAGCAGAACAAATAGCGGGAATTTTAGAAGGAGAAGTAGTTGGTAATCCCAATGCTGAAGTTTTCCAGTTATCTAAAATTGAAGAGGGAAAAGATGGTTCTTTGACGTTTTTATCGAATCCCAAATACAATAATTATATTTATACTACAGAAGCAACTATTACAATTGTTAACAAAACTTTTGTACCTGAATCTGAAATTAAAACTACCTTAATTAAAGTTGAAGATGCTTATTTATCATTTTCAAAGCTACTAGAATTTTATGACCAAGTAAAAGGACATAAAAACGGAATCGAACAGCATACTGTAATCGCAGAGAGTGCTACTTACGGAGAGAATTTTTATTTAGGAAGTTTTTCATATATAGGCACAAATGTAAAGATTGGTGATAATGTGAAAATTTATCCTAATTGCTTCGTGGGCGATAATGTAAAAATTGGTGATAATGTTACCATTTTTGCAGGTGCTAAAGTTTATTCTGAAACCATTATAGGGAATAATTGCACGATACATTCAGGAACCATTATTGGTTCGGATGGTTTTGGTTATGCTCCTAATGCTGATGGCACATTCAAAAAAATTCCACAAATTGGAAATGTCGTAATTGAAGATAATGTTGATATTGGGTCTTGTACAACTATCGACAGAGCGACGATGGGATCTACAATCATTCGTAAAGGTGTTAAGTTAGACAACCAAATTCAAATTGCTCATAACGTTGAAATAGGGGAGAATACTGTAATTGCAGCACAAACAGGTATTGCTGGTTCTACCAAAGTTGGTAAGAACGGTATGATAGGAGGACAGGTAGGTATTGCAGGGCATTTGACCATTGGTAATCATGTTCGTATTCAAGCACAATCGGGTGTTGGTCGCAATATTAAAGATAATGAAGTTTTGCAAGGAAGTCCTACTTTTGGATACAACGACTTTAGTAAATCGTACGTTCATTTCAAGAACTTACCAAAGATAATTACAGAAATAGAAGAGTTAAAGAAACAAATATTAAACAATAAAAACGGAAACAATGGTTAA
- a CDS encoding HD domain-containing protein, producing MSQINKLKIFNDPIYGFITIPNALIYDLIQHPYFQRLRRITQMGLSYLVYPGANHTRFHHALGCLHLMQKAVDVLRFKEVTISEEEENALYIAILLHDIGHGPFSHTMEKSIVEDVHHEEISLFFMEQLNVEFEGKLNLAIKVFKGEYHRTFMLQLISSQLDMDRMDYLKRDSFYSGVAEGNVNSERLIQMMNVVDDVLVIEEKGIYSIEKFLMSRRLMYWQAYLHKTSLVAELILTKVLKRAKELTNKGIQLTCSEPLQFFMQNKISLESFDAKNLDLFSQLDDFDIISALKTWQNNDDYILSSLSKMIINRDLLKIKLSSDKPTIDDLDILKEKFAQENNLSLQETNYFIFKGKIKNQAYSIEAEPIRILKKDRSVEDVFESPDQLNLKSLSKSVTKYYICFPKHLEQIKN from the coding sequence GTGAGTCAAATCAATAAACTGAAAATATTCAATGATCCAATTTATGGGTTCATAACTATTCCAAACGCATTAATTTATGATTTAATTCAACATCCCTATTTTCAGCGTTTGAGACGTATTACACAAATGGGGTTGTCTTATTTAGTCTATCCTGGTGCCAATCATACTCGTTTTCACCATGCTTTAGGCTGTTTACACTTAATGCAAAAAGCTGTTGATGTGTTGCGTTTTAAAGAAGTAACCATATCTGAAGAAGAAGAAAATGCTTTGTATATTGCTATTTTGTTGCATGATATTGGTCACGGTCCTTTTTCGCATACAATGGAGAAAAGCATTGTAGAAGACGTTCATCATGAGGAAATTTCCTTGTTTTTTATGGAACAATTAAACGTAGAATTTGAAGGGAAATTGAATTTAGCTATCAAAGTTTTTAAAGGAGAATACCATCGTACTTTTATGTTGCAACTGATATCAAGTCAACTGGATATGGACCGAATGGATTATTTGAAACGCGATAGTTTTTATTCGGGAGTAGCTGAAGGAAATGTCAATTCGGAGCGTTTGATTCAGATGATGAATGTGGTGGATGATGTATTGGTAATTGAAGAAAAAGGAATTTATTCGATAGAAAAATTCTTAATGTCTAGAAGATTAATGTATTGGCAAGCCTACCTACACAAAACAAGTTTAGTTGCCGAGTTAATTTTGACAAAAGTTTTAAAAAGAGCCAAAGAATTAACCAATAAAGGGATTCAACTGACTTGTAGTGAACCTTTGCAATTTTTTATGCAAAATAAAATTTCGCTTGAAAGTTTTGATGCTAAAAATTTAGATTTGTTTTCGCAATTAGATGATTTTGACATTATTAGCGCCTTAAAAACTTGGCAAAATAATGATGATTATATTTTATCGTCTTTGAGTAAAATGATTATCAATCGAGATTTATTAAAAATTAAATTGTCATCTGATAAACCTACAATTGATGATTTGGACATCTTGAAAGAAAAATTTGCTCAAGAAAACAACCTAAGTCTACAAGAAACAAATTATTTTATTTTTAAAGGAAAAATAAAAAATCAAGCCTATAGTATAGAAGCAGAACCCATTCGAATACTTAAAAAAGACCGTTCTGTTGAGGATGTATTTGAATCTCCAGACCAACTGAATTTAAAATCTTTATCAAAATCAGTAACTAAGTACTATATTTGTTTCCCAAAACATCTCGAACAAATAAAGAATTAA
- a CDS encoding efflux RND transporter periplasmic adaptor subunit: MKKRYFITAIIVSISLLSCNQKKAEQAAPQAMPYKVVQLSNSNTTLLAEYPATLEGITDIDIRAKVDGYIEKIYVQEGQEVKKGQLLFKLETQTANQEAAAAKAKVAAAQVEVNRLKPLVERNIISDVQLETAKANLASAKSTYQGILAKINYASIKSPVNGIVGTLPLRIGSYVSSQTAEPLTRISDVSTIYAYFSVNEKQQLDIMMNAEGKTFQQKIANMPAVNLVLSNGMVYEQKGKIETFSGQANTQTGSFNVRASFSNANKLLRSGGSATVQVPTDLKDVIVIPQNATLELQDKRIVLIADKENKVKSIPVEVRAIPGGQFFVVDKGLNVNDKILIEGVGIVSEGTPIVPELVDYATVINPEKIKSTN; the protein is encoded by the coding sequence ATGAAAAAGAGATATTTCATAACTGCAATCATAGTGTCTATCAGTTTATTGTCATGCAATCAAAAAAAGGCGGAACAAGCAGCTCCTCAAGCAATGCCATATAAAGTAGTGCAGCTTTCCAATTCAAATACTACCCTACTAGCGGAATACCCAGCTACTTTAGAAGGAATTACGGATATTGATATTCGTGCCAAAGTTGATGGTTATATTGAAAAAATATACGTTCAAGAAGGTCAGGAAGTAAAAAAAGGGCAACTGCTTTTTAAACTTGAAACTCAAACTGCTAACCAAGAAGCTGCCGCAGCCAAAGCAAAAGTAGCAGCGGCTCAAGTTGAAGTAAATCGTTTGAAGCCATTAGTAGAACGCAATATCATTAGTGATGTCCAACTCGAAACTGCAAAAGCAAATTTGGCAAGTGCAAAAAGTACCTACCAAGGTATTCTAGCCAAAATCAATTATGCTTCTATCAAAAGTCCGGTGAACGGAATCGTGGGTACTTTACCATTAAGAATAGGAAGTTATGTGAGTAGTCAAACGGCTGAACCTCTAACACGTATTTCTGATGTTAGCACTATTTATGCTTATTTCTCAGTAAATGAAAAGCAACAATTAGACATCATGATGAATGCAGAAGGGAAAACATTTCAACAAAAGATTGCTAATATGCCAGCTGTAAATTTGGTTTTAAGCAACGGAATGGTGTATGAACAAAAAGGGAAAATTGAAACTTTCAGCGGACAAGCCAATACGCAAACGGGATCTTTCAATGTAAGAGCGAGTTTCTCAAATGCCAATAAATTATTGCGTTCAGGAGGAAGTGCAACGGTACAGGTTCCAACTGATTTAAAAGATGTTATTGTTATCCCACAAAATGCTACTTTAGAATTACAAGACAAACGCATTGTCCTTATTGCTGATAAGGAAAATAAGGTAAAATCTATTCCAGTCGAAGTGCGTGCCATTCCTGGAGGACAGTTTTTTGTAGTGGATAAAGGATTAAATGTCAATGACAAAATTCTTATTGAAGGTGTGGGAATCGTTTCGGAAGGGACTCCTATAGTACCAGAATTAGTTGATTATGCTACCGTAATCAATCCTGAAAAAATCAAATCAACTAATTAA
- a CDS encoding efflux RND transporter permease subunit, which produces MFSKFIDRPVLSTVISIIIVILGVLGLIALPVSQYPEIAPPTVTVSANYQGASAEVVMNSVVIPLEEQINGVEDMAYMTSTSNNDGSASINIYFKLGTNPDLAAVNVQNRVSRATSLLPKEVTQAGVTTSKRQSDNILILSLYSENPEYDITFLQNYANINILPKIKRVPGVGDAVIFGQRDYSMRIWLKPDVMGAYGLVPSDISNLLAEQNIEAAPGQLGEDSNQSFQYTLKYKGRLQNTKEFEDIVVRSTPNGEVLKLGDVARIELGAVNYASNSYTNGNQSIAIAIAQTAGSNAQEVIEGSIKVLDKSAINFPKGVKYVTLINANDFLSESITKVIHTLIEAFLLVFIVVFIFLQDWRSTLIPAISVPVAIIGTFFFLSLFGFTINLLTLFALVLAVGIVVDDAIVVVEAVHAKMEAGEHDPKKAAHSAMSDISSAIISITLVMSAVFIPVSFISGSSGVFYKQFGLTLAVSIVLSAINALTLSPALCAIFLKEHGTGKKRGFLERFYTAFNAGFENTTGKYKRSVEFLVKRKWIAFLGIAVFSGIFILLLNITPKAFVPSEDTGAILSDVSLPPGTSLQRTEEILVQIQDKVKDIPEIKEVLRISGRSLISGTGSNYGMVIVKLKPWAERKGDNQEVTAVVQELFKRAATVKDAKVLFFARPTLVGFGYSNGFEFQLQDQKGGTITELEAVKTKFLADLNSRPEIKYAATSFSPNFPQYRIDLNVAAIKKSGLTVTDVLGTMQGYYGGVYASNFNKFGKQYRVVYQSEPQFRSNPESLNKVLVRNSSGQMAPISQFVTLEKVFGPQAIDRFNLFTSVKVTGAPNEGFSSGDAIKAVQEVASQSLPLGYGYEFSGMTREEISAGGQTIYIFLLCLIFVYFLLAAQYESYILPFAVLLSLPIGLAGAYIFAYLFKVSNNIYLQITLIMLIGLLAKNAILIVEFAADARRKGLSVTQAAIKGAVARLRPILMTSFAFIFGLLPLMLAQGAGAIGNKAIGTGAIGGMLIGTILGVFVVPILFIVFQNLQEKVSIKPLPTPQESDVQSLAEKNEK; this is translated from the coding sequence ATGTTTTCAAAATTTATTGACAGACCCGTATTGTCAACGGTGATTTCTATTATCATCGTTATTTTGGGAGTTTTAGGGCTAATTGCCCTGCCCGTTTCCCAATATCCAGAAATAGCCCCTCCTACCGTAACAGTTTCAGCAAACTACCAAGGTGCTAGTGCCGAGGTGGTAATGAACTCGGTAGTAATACCTTTGGAAGAACAAATTAATGGCGTTGAAGACATGGCATACATGACTTCGACATCTAATAATGACGGTTCAGCTTCTATAAATATTTACTTTAAATTGGGTACCAATCCTGATTTGGCTGCGGTAAACGTACAAAATCGTGTGTCACGTGCCACTTCGTTATTACCAAAAGAAGTAACTCAAGCAGGGGTTACCACCTCCAAAAGACAAAGTGATAATATCTTGATTTTATCGTTGTATAGCGAGAATCCTGAATACGACATTACATTCCTTCAAAACTACGCCAACATTAATATTTTACCAAAAATTAAACGTGTTCCAGGTGTTGGAGATGCTGTTATTTTTGGTCAAAGAGATTATTCGATGCGTATTTGGTTAAAACCTGATGTTATGGGCGCTTATGGATTAGTGCCTTCGGATATTTCAAACTTATTGGCTGAACAAAATATTGAAGCTGCTCCTGGGCAATTAGGGGAAGATAGCAATCAATCTTTTCAATATACTTTAAAATACAAAGGGCGTCTACAAAACACCAAAGAATTTGAAGATATAGTAGTACGTTCTACTCCAAATGGTGAAGTTCTAAAACTAGGTGATGTTGCTCGAATCGAATTAGGGGCCGTAAATTATGCGAGTAATTCGTATACTAACGGAAACCAATCTATTGCGATTGCCATTGCACAAACTGCCGGTTCTAATGCACAAGAAGTAATTGAAGGCTCCATAAAAGTTTTGGATAAATCAGCGATTAATTTCCCTAAAGGAGTGAAATATGTGACTTTGATTAATGCCAATGATTTCTTGAGTGAGTCTATTACAAAAGTTATTCATACTTTAATTGAAGCGTTCCTATTGGTGTTTATAGTGGTATTTATCTTTTTACAAGATTGGAGGTCAACACTTATTCCTGCTATTTCTGTACCAGTTGCTATTATTGGAACCTTCTTTTTCTTGAGTTTATTTGGTTTTACCATCAACTTGTTAACCTTGTTTGCTTTGGTACTCGCGGTCGGAATTGTGGTTGATGATGCCATTGTAGTCGTCGAGGCTGTTCATGCCAAGATGGAAGCTGGTGAACATGATCCTAAAAAAGCTGCACACAGTGCCATGAGTGATATTAGTAGTGCTATTATTTCTATCACATTAGTCATGTCGGCGGTATTTATTCCAGTTTCGTTTATTAGTGGTTCATCAGGAGTTTTTTATAAGCAATTTGGATTAACCTTAGCGGTATCTATTGTATTATCTGCAATTAACGCCTTGACACTTTCACCTGCACTATGCGCTATTTTCTTAAAAGAGCACGGAACAGGAAAGAAACGTGGCTTCTTGGAGCGTTTTTATACTGCTTTTAATGCTGGTTTTGAAAACACTACCGGAAAATACAAAAGATCAGTTGAGTTTTTGGTAAAACGCAAATGGATAGCATTTTTAGGAATAGCCGTATTTTCAGGGATTTTCATTTTGCTACTAAATATTACACCAAAAGCATTTGTACCTAGTGAAGATACTGGAGCTATTCTATCGGATGTTTCGCTTCCACCGGGAACTTCTTTACAGCGAACAGAGGAAATATTAGTCCAAATTCAAGATAAAGTAAAAGATATTCCAGAAATCAAAGAAGTACTTCGTATTTCTGGACGTAGTTTAATAAGTGGAACTGGAAGTAATTACGGGATGGTAATTGTAAAATTAAAACCATGGGCCGAACGTAAAGGCGATAATCAAGAAGTAACTGCGGTTGTACAAGAATTGTTCAAACGTGCTGCTACGGTTAAGGATGCCAAAGTATTGTTTTTTGCTCGTCCTACCTTAGTTGGTTTTGGTTACAGTAATGGATTCGAATTCCAATTGCAAGATCAAAAAGGGGGAACAATAACAGAATTAGAAGCGGTGAAAACCAAATTCTTAGCGGACTTAAATAGCCGCCCTGAAATTAAATATGCAGCAACATCCTTCTCACCCAATTTTCCACAATATCGTATTGATTTGAATGTAGCGGCCATCAAAAAATCAGGTTTAACTGTAACCGATGTTTTGGGAACCATGCAAGGGTATTATGGAGGAGTTTATGCATCCAACTTTAATAAATTTGGAAAACAATACCGTGTGGTGTATCAATCAGAACCACAGTTCAGAAGTAATCCTGAATCTTTGAACAAAGTATTAGTTCGAAATAGCAGCGGACAAATGGCCCCAATTTCACAATTTGTGACATTAGAAAAAGTATTTGGGCCACAAGCTATAGATCGTTTTAACTTGTTTACTTCGGTAAAAGTTACAGGAGCACCAAACGAAGGATTTAGTTCAGGTGACGCTATTAAAGCGGTACAAGAAGTAGCAAGTCAATCCCTGCCTTTGGGTTATGGATATGAATTCTCAGGAATGACTCGTGAAGAAATTAGTGCAGGTGGACAAACTATCTATATTTTCTTATTGTGCTTGATATTTGTTTATTTCTTATTAGCCGCACAATATGAAAGTTACATCTTACCTTTTGCAGTATTACTTTCATTACCAATTGGTTTAGCGGGAGCGTATATTTTTGCTTATCTATTCAAAGTGAGTAACAATATTTACCTCCAGATTACATTGATTATGTTGATTGGACTACTCGCTAAGAATGCCATTTTGATAGTCGAATTTGCGGCCGATGCGAGACGAAAAGGACTCAGCGTAACCCAAGCTGCCATCAAAGGAGCGGTTGCCCGTTTACGTCCTATTTTGATGACCTCATTTGCATTTATCTTTGGATTATTGCCATTGATGTTAGCGCAAGGTGCAGGAGCGATTGGAAATAAAGCAATTGGAACTGGAGCCATTGGAGGAATGTTAATTGGTACGATTTTAGGAGTATTTGTCGTTCCTATTTTGTTTATCGTTTTCCAAAATTTACAGGAAAAAGTTTCCATCAAACCATTGCCTACGCCACAAGAATCAGATGTTCAATCTTTAGCCGAAAAAAATGAAAAATAA